One stretch of Enterobacter sp. RHBSTW-00994 DNA includes these proteins:
- a CDS encoding aminopeptidase, which yields MFSATRHRIAALALGVCFILPAQAKNQPYGDIANMQARHIATVFPGRMTGTPAEMLSADYIRQQFADMGYQSDIRAFHSRYIYTSRNKTKNWHNVTGSTVIAAHEGKSPEQIIVMAHLDTFAPMSDADTDDNLGGLTLQGIDDNAAGLGVMLELAERMKNIPTKYGIRFVATSGEEEGKLGAENLLKRMSTEEKKNTLLVINLDNLIVGDKLYFNSGQSTPSTVRKLTRDRALSIARSVGVYATTNPGGNAQYPRGTGCCNDGEVFDKAGIPVLYVEATNWTLGKKDGYQQRAKSKAFPDGTSWHDVRLDNQQHIDSALPQRIEHRSRDVVKVMLPLVKELAKANKV from the coding sequence ATGTTTTCCGCAACGCGCCACCGTATTGCTGCACTGGCGCTCGGCGTTTGCTTTATCCTTCCGGCCCAGGCAAAGAATCAGCCCTACGGCGACATTGCCAATATGCAGGCACGGCATATTGCAACGGTATTTCCTGGTCGAATGACCGGCACACCCGCAGAGATGCTCTCTGCCGACTATATTCGCCAGCAGTTTGCTGACATGGGCTACCAGAGCGATATCCGGGCGTTTCATAGCCGCTATATTTATACCTCGCGCAATAAAACGAAAAACTGGCACAACGTGACCGGCAGTACGGTTATTGCCGCGCATGAAGGTAAAAGCCCCGAACAAATTATTGTTATGGCGCATCTGGATACCTTCGCCCCAATGAGTGATGCCGACACCGATGATAATCTCGGTGGCCTTACGCTACAGGGAATCGATGATAACGCGGCAGGATTAGGCGTAATGCTCGAACTGGCTGAGCGCATGAAAAATATCCCAACAAAATACGGGATTCGCTTTGTCGCAACCAGTGGTGAAGAGGAAGGAAAACTCGGCGCTGAGAATCTCCTCAAGCGAATGAGTACTGAAGAGAAGAAAAATACGCTACTGGTGATTAACCTCGATAATCTTATCGTCGGGGACAAACTCTATTTCAATAGCGGACAAAGCACGCCGAGCACAGTGCGCAAATTAACGCGGGATCGTGCGCTGTCGATTGCCCGTAGTGTAGGGGTTTATGCCACTACAAACCCTGGCGGTAATGCACAATATCCGAGAGGTACGGGCTGCTGTAACGACGGTGAAGTGTTCGATAAAGCCGGCATTCCCGTCCTGTATGTCGAAGCAACTAACTGGACGCTGGGCAAGAAAGATGGCTATCAGCAACGCGCGAAATCCAAAGCCTTCCCGGATGGAACAAGCTGGCATGACGTGAGACTGGATAATCAACAGCACATTGATAGCGCCCTGCCGCAACGGATTGAGCACCGTAGCCGCGATGTGGTGAAAGTGATGTTGCCACTGGTAAAAGAGTTGGCCAAAGCCAATAAAGTGTAG
- the cysD gene encoding sulfate adenylyltransferase subunit CysD, which produces MDQKRLTHLRQLEAESIHIIREVAAEFSNPVMMYSIGKDSSVMLHLARKAFYPGTLPFPLLHVDTGWKFREMYEFRDRTAKAYGCELLVHKNPEGVAMGINPFVHGSAKHTDIMKTEGLKQALNKYGFDAAFGGARRDEEKSRAKERIYSFRDRFHRWDPKNQRPELWHNYNGQINKGESIRVFPLSNWTELDIWQYIYLENIEIVPLYLAAERPVLERDGMLMMIDDDRIDLQPGEVIKKQMVRFRTLGCWPLTGAVESSAQTLPEIIEEMLVSTTSERQGRVIDRDQAGSMELKKRQGYF; this is translated from the coding sequence ATGGACCAAAAACGACTGACTCACCTGCGGCAACTCGAAGCGGAAAGTATTCATATTATCCGCGAAGTCGCTGCTGAATTTTCTAATCCGGTGATGATGTACTCCATCGGTAAAGATTCCAGCGTAATGCTGCATCTGGCGCGTAAAGCGTTTTACCCAGGCACGCTGCCGTTTCCTCTGCTGCACGTTGACACCGGATGGAAGTTCCGCGAGATGTACGAGTTCCGCGACCGTACTGCGAAGGCCTACGGCTGCGAGCTGCTGGTGCATAAAAACCCGGAAGGGGTGGCGATGGGAATAAACCCATTCGTGCACGGTAGTGCAAAACATACCGACATCATGAAAACCGAAGGGTTGAAACAGGCGCTGAACAAGTACGGTTTTGATGCCGCTTTTGGTGGCGCACGCCGTGATGAAGAGAAATCCCGTGCCAAAGAGCGTATCTACTCCTTCCGCGACCGCTTCCATCGCTGGGATCCAAAAAACCAGCGCCCGGAGCTGTGGCACAACTACAACGGCCAGATTAACAAGGGCGAAAGCATCCGCGTCTTCCCGCTCTCTAACTGGACTGAGCTGGATATTTGGCAATATATCTATCTGGAAAATATCGAGATTGTTCCCCTGTATCTGGCTGCAGAACGCCCGGTGCTGGAGCGTGACGGTATGTTGATGATGATCGATGACGATCGTATCGATTTGCAGCCAGGCGAAGTGATCAAAAAACAGATGGTGCGCTTCCGTACCCTCGGCTGCTGGCCACTGACTGGTGCTGTGGAATCCAGTGCGCAGACATTGCCCGAGATTATTGAAGAGATGCTGGTGTCGACCACCAGTGAGCGACAAGGGCGCGTGATTGACCGCGACCAGGCAGGCTCGATGGAGCTGAAGAAACGTCAGGGTTATTTCTAA
- the cysN gene encoding sulfate adenylyltransferase subunit CysN produces the protein MNTTIAQQIADEGGVEAYLHAQQHKSLLRFLTCGSVDDGKSTLIGRLLHDTRQIYEDQLSSLHNDSKRHGTQGEKLDLALLVDGLQAEREQGITIDVAYRYFSTEKRKFIIADTPGHEQYTRNMATGASTCELAILLMDARKGVLDQTRRHSFISTLLGIKHLVVAVNKMDLVNFAEEKFDEIRQSYLTFAEQLPGNLDIRFVPLSALEGDNVASQSANMPWYSGPTLLEVLETVEIQRVVDSQPMRFPVQYVNRPNLDFRGFSGTIASGIVKAGQRVKALPSGVESTIARIVTFDGDLQEARAGEAVTLVLKDEIDISRGDLLLDAQESLPAVQSASLDVVWMAEQPLAAGQSYDIKIAGKKTRARVDGIQYQVDINNLAQHSVSELPLNGIGLVDLTFDEPLVLDKYQQNPVTGGLIFIDRLTNVTVGAGMVREPHEQSATSPSAFSAFELELNALVRKHFPHWGARDLLGGK, from the coding sequence ATGAACACCACTATTGCCCAACAAATTGCGGATGAAGGCGGCGTAGAAGCCTACCTGCACGCACAACAGCACAAAAGCCTGCTGCGCTTTCTGACCTGCGGCAGCGTCGATGACGGAAAAAGTACACTGATTGGACGTCTGCTGCATGACACTCGTCAGATTTACGAAGATCAGCTCTCTTCGCTGCATAACGACAGTAAACGTCATGGGACGCAGGGCGAGAAACTCGATCTGGCGCTGCTGGTCGACGGTCTGCAAGCTGAGCGTGAGCAGGGCATCACTATCGACGTAGCGTACCGTTATTTCTCGACTGAAAAACGCAAATTTATCATTGCTGATACCCCCGGGCATGAGCAGTACACCCGAAATATGGCGACCGGGGCATCTACCTGCGAGCTGGCGATCCTGCTGATGGATGCGCGTAAAGGCGTACTGGATCAGACTCGCCGCCACAGTTTTATCTCCACGCTGCTGGGGATCAAACATCTGGTGGTTGCCGTTAACAAGATGGACCTGGTAAATTTTGCCGAAGAGAAATTCGACGAGATCCGCCAGAGCTACCTGACATTTGCAGAACAACTGCCAGGCAATCTGGATATCCGTTTTGTACCGCTCTCTGCTCTCGAAGGCGACAACGTCGCGTCTCAGAGCGCGAATATGCCGTGGTACAGCGGTCCAACGCTGCTGGAAGTGCTGGAAACCGTTGAGATTCAGCGCGTAGTGGACAGCCAGCCGATGCGCTTCCCGGTGCAGTATGTTAACCGCCCGAATCTCGATTTTCGTGGCTTCTCTGGCACGATTGCCTCGGGGATCGTGAAAGCCGGCCAGCGCGTTAAAGCACTGCCGTCTGGCGTGGAATCGACCATTGCGCGGATTGTCACGTTTGATGGTGACTTGCAGGAAGCGAGAGCAGGTGAAGCGGTTACGCTGGTGTTGAAAGACGAAATCGATATTAGCCGTGGCGATCTGCTTTTGGATGCGCAGGAAAGTTTACCTGCCGTACAAAGTGCCTCTCTGGATGTTGTGTGGATGGCTGAACAGCCGCTTGCAGCGGGCCAGAGTTACGACATTAAAATTGCGGGCAAGAAAACCCGTGCCCGTGTGGACGGCATTCAGTACCAGGTTGATATCAACAATCTGGCTCAGCATAGCGTGTCTGAATTGCCGCTGAACGGTATTGGCCTGGTGGATCTCACGTTTGATGAGCCTCTGGTTCTGGATAAGTATCAGCAAAATCCAGTTACGGGCGGGCTGATCTTTATCGACCGCCTTACCAATGTCACTGTTGGTGCGGGTATGGTGCGTGAGCCGCATGAGCAGTCTGCCACTTCACCCTCCGCGTTTAGTGCCTTTGAGCTGGAGCTGAATGCTCTGGTGCGCAAACACTTCCCACACTGGGGTGCGCGCGATCTGCTGGGAGGCAAGTAA
- the cysG gene encoding siroheme synthase CysG, with product MPLFAALKDRPVLVVGTGEIADRKIAFLQRAGAKVEVVTGSEFEESQLDHVVLVIAATEDRALNQRVSDAAHARHRLVNVVDDQPLCSFIFPSIVDRSPLIVAISSGGTAPVLARLLREKIEALLPTSLGRVAEKASDWRNHLKARLTSVTERRRFWERVFRGRFASLIQSGNEAAAQQVLEDELENPGNGGEIILVGAGPGDAGLLTLRGLQILQDADVVFYDHLVSDGVRELIRRDAEQICVGKRAGEHSVPQHETNQMLVAAAKEGKTVVRLKGGDPFIFGRGGEELQATAAAGVPFQVVPGITAASAVTAYAGIPLTHRDYAQCVTFVTGHYKADSTPFDWSHLAQSRQTLAIYMGTMKAADISEQLIQHGREATTPVAVISRGTRVDQHVATGTLQDLAKLAQDAPMPALIVVGEVVQLHSTLAWFQYTTDAEGFGSSVVNLA from the coding sequence CTGCCCTTATTTGCTGCCTTAAAAGATCGTCCGGTTCTGGTTGTCGGTACGGGCGAAATTGCCGATCGCAAAATTGCTTTTTTACAGCGTGCAGGCGCAAAGGTAGAGGTCGTCACAGGTTCCGAATTCGAGGAATCACAACTCGACCATGTGGTCCTGGTGATTGCGGCAACGGAAGATCGTGCGCTGAACCAGCGTGTTTCAGATGCAGCACATGCCCGCCATCGCCTGGTGAATGTTGTGGACGATCAGCCGTTATGCTCATTTATTTTCCCCTCGATTGTCGATCGTTCTCCTTTAATTGTAGCGATCTCGTCCGGAGGCACTGCGCCTGTTTTGGCTCGCCTGCTGCGAGAGAAAATTGAGGCGTTACTGCCAACAAGTCTGGGGCGAGTGGCCGAAAAAGCCAGTGACTGGCGCAACCATCTGAAAGCCCGGCTGACCAGCGTGACGGAACGTCGCCGCTTCTGGGAGCGGGTGTTTCGTGGGCGTTTTGCCAGCTTGATTCAGTCTGGTAATGAGGCAGCAGCACAGCAGGTTCTGGAAGATGAACTGGAGAACCCCGGCAACGGCGGAGAAATTATTCTGGTGGGAGCCGGTCCTGGTGATGCCGGGCTTCTGACGCTTCGTGGCCTGCAGATTTTGCAGGATGCCGATGTAGTGTTTTATGACCATCTGGTGAGTGATGGCGTGCGCGAGTTGATCCGCCGTGATGCGGAGCAGATTTGCGTGGGCAAACGTGCAGGTGAACACTCCGTGCCACAGCATGAAACTAATCAGATGCTGGTGGCGGCGGCAAAAGAAGGCAAAACCGTTGTACGTCTGAAAGGGGGCGACCCATTCATCTTTGGGCGTGGCGGAGAAGAACTGCAGGCGACTGCTGCTGCGGGTGTGCCGTTCCAGGTGGTTCCTGGCATTACGGCGGCATCCGCGGTAACGGCGTATGCCGGTATTCCACTCACCCATCGTGATTACGCTCAGTGCGTGACCTTTGTGACAGGCCATTACAAAGCAGACAGCACGCCGTTCGACTGGTCACATTTGGCGCAGAGCCGTCAGACGCTGGCGATCTATATGGGCACGATGAAAGCGGCAGATATCAGTGAACAACTTATCCAGCATGGTCGTGAGGCGACAACGCCGGTTGCCGTGATTTCTCGCGGTACGCGCGTCGATCAGCATGTCGCGACCGGCACACTGCAAGACCTTGCAAAGTTGGCGCAAGACGCGCCTATGCCCGCCCTGATTGTGGTGGGTGAAGTGGTGCAGCTGCACAGCACGCTCGCCTGGTTTCAATATACAACAGACGCAGAGGGGTTTGGCTCTTCTGTGGTGAATCTGGCTTAA